GGGCTGCATTCAGGCCAAACTGATCGGCCTCCATCTCGCTTACCCGGGTGATGGTGTTCGTGGCAGGCGTAATCAGAAAGCTATACACGGAAAACAGGACCAGTAGCAACGGCAACCCGCCAATATCGGCTAGCCCGCTTACGTTCCAACGCGCCCCGTAGCGAGCGACTAAGCGCCGAAATGCCCAGTTGACGAGCGCAAAACCGATTAGCACGAGTAAACTGAAGAAGATCAGGCCTTTCACAATATGGTTCAGCACATAGTGACCTAGCTCGTGCCCCATCACACCCTGTATTTCTGCGGGTGTGCTACGCTTCAGGAGGTTGTCATTCAAAGAAATCCGAATGGTGCTGCCAAGTCCGCTCACGTTGGCGCTGATGCGCTTGCTCTGCCGCGAGGCATCCACCAGGTACACATTGGTCGCCGGTACCAGATTGGCCCGCGCCATCGACAGGATGCTCTCTCGAACGGGGCTAGGAGGTAGGGGCGTGTATTTATTAAATAAAGGACTAATAAAGATCGGGGCGAGAAATACGCCGATAACTAAAAAGATAACCGTCAGGCCCGTGCCCCACAGCCACCAACTCGCGCCCACTTTCCGAATGGCTAGGTAGAGCAACATAATCAGCAAGCTGCCAATGACTACGGATAAGACTAACCCGATGAGTGACTCGGAAAACCAGGCCCCGAAGGTTTGGTTGGACAAACCGTATTGGTGCTCTCGGAAGAAGCCCGTGTATATCGTCCACGGAAAGCTCAACACCGCAGCTAACAGCGTGTATAGAGCGGCGTAGAGCAAGTTGCGCAGGTTTTCGCTCCGGATTCCTCGCAGCCACCCACGTATCCGCGCCGAGAGACCTAGGCCTAGAAACACGCCGGCTACTGCCACATTATAGAGCACACCCCAAAGGAGCAGCCAGTAACCGCCTTCAAAGTAGGCGTCCGACTTTGCTTTTTGCGCTGGGGTTAGCGTGTCGAGGTAGCGTTGAGTTGCCGCCTCTACGTCGAAAGAAGGCGCCGCGGCAGCTAGGGTAGGGGATGGGCTAGCTTTACTAGGCCCCGCAATTATAGAGTAACTTAAAAGGCTCAGCAATACGAAAAAGACGAGGGCTCGTAACGGTACAATCATCAGGCGAGTAGATAAGGCAGCGAATAAGTGCTTGCTGGGTCGGCTGGTAAGCTACTAGCTTTCAGGAAAATATCAAATGATTTCTCGTAGGTGTGGGCTTGCAACTGATGCTTCCCATCCGACGGACTTGTCGCCCGCAGTTGTGCCCTAGCTAAGTCCGTTGTTATTAGGTTGCCGACAAGTCCGTCGCCTACAGTACACGGGCTGTAAGCCCACGCCAGCAAAGGTGGCACTTCGGCTTAAGCGCGGATGTTGTACCTAGGTCTATACGGCGTGAATTGTTGTCTGGTGCGGTCTTCGCTTAGACAACTGCTTGAGCGTAATAGCCATTTGGTACCGCTCAGTGGCCACCGAACCCTACAGTTCTTATCCAAGCACAGCGTATAGATAGTATCTTTGTTCTCTCATAGCAAAGTAGGATGATTTCCATTACCGATCTAGACTTCCATTTTGGCTCGCGTACGCTCTACGACAAAGCCAGTCTCCACATAAAGCCCAAAGACAAAATCGGCCTGATCGGGCTGAACGGTCGGGGCAAATCCACGCTGCTGCGCATCTTGGTGGGCGAGTACAAGCCCGACGGTGGCAGCATCTCCATGAGCAAAGAGGTAACTCTCGGTTTCCTAAACCAGGACTTGCTCAGCTACGACTCCCACGAGTCGATTTTGGTGGTGGCCATGCAGGCGTTTGAAGAAGCTCTGCGCCTTCAAAAGCAGATCGACGAGATCCTGCTGAAGTTTGAAACTGACTACACTGACGACCTCGTCGACAAGCTGGCCGACTTGCAGGAGCGGTTCGAAGCCCTAGGTGGCTATACCATGCAAGCCCGCGCCGAAGAGATTCTGGAAGGCCTAGGTTTCACAACCGAAGAGCTCCAGAGGCCCTTGAAGCTGTTCTCGGGGGGCTGGCGCATGCGCGTGATGTTGGCCAAGATTCTGCTGCAGCAACCCTCGCTGCTGCTCCTCGACGAGCCCACCAACCACTTGGACTTGCCCAGTATCAAGTGGATCGAGAACTACCTGGCCGGCTACGAAGGCGCCGTGATCATCGTGAGCCACGACCGGGAGTTCTTGGACCGCACCACCAACACCACCGTGGAAGTGACCGGCGGCAAGCTGGTGCCCTACGCCGGCAACTACAGCTTCTACCTCGAGGAGAAAGAAGAGCGCAACCTGATTCAGAAAGGCGCCTTCGAAAACCAGCAAGCTCAGATCAAGCAGGCCGAGCGTTTTATTGAGCGTTTCAAAGCCAAAGCTAGTAAAGCCAAGCAGGCTCAGAGCCGCATGAAGATGCTGGACAAGCTAGAGCGCATTGACGACGTAGCCGGCGACGATGCCCGTGTGAACATCAAGTTCAACTTTACGGTGCAGCCCGGCCGTCACATCTTGCGCATGGAGCACGTGGGCAAGAAATACGGCGAAAAGATCATCTTCCGCGATACACACGTGCACATCGAGCGGGGCGACAAAATCGCGCTGATTGGTGCCAACGGTAAGGGCAAATCGACGCTCATGCGCCTGGTAGCCGGGCAGGAGTCGCCCTCCAACGGTAACCACCAGCTTGGCCACAACGTGATTATGGCCTTCTACGCCCAGCACCAGCTGGAGTCGTTGAACGTGGATAACGAGATTATTCAGGAGATGAACGAGGCCGGCTCGCGCCGCAACGAGATGGAACTGCGTTCGGTGCTAGGTTCCTTCCTGTTCACGGGAGAAGAGGTGTACAAGAAAATCAAGGTGCTATCGGGTGGTGAGAAAAGCCGCGTGGCCCTAGCCAAAACCCTGATTTCGGAAGCCAACTTCCTGCTCCTCGACGAACCGACCAACCACTTGGACATGCAGTCGGTGAACATCCTGATCCAAGCGCTGGAGCAGTACGAAGGCACCTACATCGTCATCAGCCACGACCGTTTCTTCGTGGAGAACGTGGCCAACAAGATCTGGTTCATCGAAGATTACCAGTTGAAGGAGTACCCCGGCACCTACGAGGAGTACGAGATGTGGCAGGAAGATCGGGAGAAAGCTGCCAAGAAAGCTGCTCTCACTGCGCCCGCCCCAACCAAAGCCGCTGCTCCCAAACCCGCCGAGACGGCCAAGCCAGCTAGCAGCAATGGGAGTTCGAAGAACAATCGGGAATTGCAGGAGGTAGAAACTCGCATCACCAAGCTAGAGAAAGAGCTAGCGCAGTACGAAGCGCAACTCGCCGATCCTACCACGTATAACAACGCATCCCAATTAAAAGACGCGACGCTGAAGTTTGAGCAAGTCAAAAAAGAGCTAGCCGCCCAGACAAAGCGCTG
This Hymenobacter sp. GOD-10R DNA region includes the following protein-coding sequences:
- a CDS encoding M48 family metallopeptidase, whose translation is MIVPLRALVFFVLLSLLSYSIIAGPSKASPSPTLAAAAPSFDVEAATQRYLDTLTPAQKAKSDAYFEGGYWLLLWGVLYNVAVAGVFLGLGLSARIRGWLRGIRSENLRNLLYAALYTLLAAVLSFPWTIYTGFFREHQYGLSNQTFGAWFSESLIGLVLSVVIGSLLIMLLYLAIRKVGASWWLWGTGLTVIFLVIGVFLAPIFISPLFNKYTPLPPSPVRESILSMARANLVPATNVYLVDASRQSKRISANVSGLGSTIRISLNDNLLKRSTPAEIQGVMGHELGHYVLNHIVKGLIFFSLLVLIGFALVNWAFRRLVARYGARWNVSGLADIGGLPLLLVLFSVYSFLITPATNTITRVSEMEADQFGLNAAQQPDGFASIAMKLSEYRKISPGYWEEIFFFDHPSGHTRVHTAMQWKAEHLGDKP
- a CDS encoding ABC-F family ATP-binding cassette domain-containing protein, with protein sequence MISITDLDFHFGSRTLYDKASLHIKPKDKIGLIGLNGRGKSTLLRILVGEYKPDGGSISMSKEVTLGFLNQDLLSYDSHESILVVAMQAFEEALRLQKQIDEILLKFETDYTDDLVDKLADLQERFEALGGYTMQARAEEILEGLGFTTEELQRPLKLFSGGWRMRVMLAKILLQQPSLLLLDEPTNHLDLPSIKWIENYLAGYEGAVIIVSHDREFLDRTTNTTVEVTGGKLVPYAGNYSFYLEEKEERNLIQKGAFENQQAQIKQAERFIERFKAKASKAKQAQSRMKMLDKLERIDDVAGDDARVNIKFNFTVQPGRHILRMEHVGKKYGEKIIFRDTHVHIERGDKIALIGANGKGKSTLMRLVAGQESPSNGNHQLGHNVIMAFYAQHQLESLNVDNEIIQEMNEAGSRRNEMELRSVLGSFLFTGEEVYKKIKVLSGGEKSRVALAKTLISEANFLLLDEPTNHLDMQSVNILIQALEQYEGTYIVISHDRFFVENVANKIWFIEDYQLKEYPGTYEEYEMWQEDREKAAKKAALTAPAPTKAAAPKPAETAKPASSNGSSKNNRELQEVETRITKLEKELAQYEAQLADPTTYNNASQLKDATLKFEQVKKELAAQTKRWEELV